From the Caloenas nicobarica isolate bCalNic1 chromosome 2, bCalNic1.hap1, whole genome shotgun sequence genome, the window TACACATCACATCACTGAACTTAGATAACAACCGCCTAATGATCTGTGCAAATGAATGACAAGACCCTGCACAGAATGCTTTTGCTTTATGCTACTGAAGAAAGTTACTGCACTTTCCATTGTAAGTTccaaaaacatttgttttaatagGGCGGCACTAAGAAACCGAAGCATTACAAAGCTGTTTAAAACACTAAAGAAGTTTTATTATAAGAAATTACCTTTTTAACGCCAACTTTGACTGCTCTCTCTACCACATGCAAAAAGTCGTCTGCAAAAGTTCACAAAAATGTCACAAATTGAACTCAAGGTTTTACAGCATAACTTAACTACTTTTCAACTACAAATCACTTCCATGCAGTCAAAATGCCTATCATGAACAATCTTTTAAACCACACCTGATTAATCTTTAGAAGACAGTAACAAAAAACAATAACTGAAGTTCCAATTTAAATCCAAGAAGTTAACAGAAGTTTTTCCACATACTTTAGGAGACTCTGTCGTTACATCTATATCTAAAGGCCATGAGAGCAAAAAAAGCATCAGCTGTAACCAGTAACTATGATTCAGCAATGCTATATTTGACAATTTATTGTTCATAATTCCCAAATCAGTTTTTCCATGCAATCCTAATATAAATAGATCAGCAACTGTACATTTTGCTCTAGAAGCAGTTACCTGTATGACGGCTTAACAGCAATTAAGAGAATGTATTTTGCTTAGAacaccaaattatttttgttgcacTTTCTTCTTCAAGCCCTAGTAAATAGTAAGTATCCAGTTTTTGACGAGAAAAAAACTCTAAGGTCATGTTCTGATACCTAAGaggtttctgttttaatgaGAGGGATTCTGTCTTTCAGCATATACAAAGAAACATTTACCTTGATGTTTTTGTGTTCCCCTGTAGATTCCTCTGAACATAGGATCTGTCAGGTTAATACCAATATCTATGAAAAAGACACAGACAAAAATTAGATGTTATAGTTGCTCTAAATTTCATTTGGAGCATTAGTCAATTAGGGAAGACAAAAGTGTATCATAGTAGTCCCTGACTACCACATTCACAGGCCATATAAAGGTTAAGCGTAAGTTTGCTTGCATAACTTGAGAGCTTAGTCCTTACTAGAAGTGACCAAAAAACAAAATTTTGGCTGCCTGTGCAACTCCAGACTTTTTCTATGGGTGTATAAAACACACCCTCATAATCACCAAAGCTAATGCATGTATACTGTTTATTGCAATTAttaataattctgcttttcacatgaatcacagaatgtcagggattggaagggacctcaaaagatcatccagtccaatccccctgccagagcaggaacacccagatgaggttacacaggaaggcgtccaggcgggttttgaatgtctccagaaaaggagactccacgacctccctgggcagcctgttccagtgtctgtcaccctcactgtgaagaaatttcttctcatatttaagtgcaACCTCCTGGGAAAATATAAACTCATCTCTGCCAacaagcagcagggaaggaaaaacgCAGCATCCGACGTACAGCCTCGGCAGGGGCGGCAGCAGGCTGCTCACACACCTGCCCGCGGTCACCCCGCCCGGGCGGCAGCACGAACAAACTCCCGCCGTGCGGACACCGCCCGCAGCCGCCCCGGGCCCTGCCCGCCCTTCTGAAGTTattcagaatcacagaatcatttcagttggaagagaccctcaggatcatcgagtccagccatagcctaagccatgtccctaggaacctTGTCCAAAGgcctttcaaacccctccagggatggtgactccacaacctccctgggcagcctgttctgacAACActgtgaggatttttttcctaatatccaatctaaacctcccctggcgcggcctgaggccatttcctctcatcctattacttgctacttgggagaagagcccaaacCCAACCTCCCGCCGAATTTCTAAAGAGTATCACCACCTTCCCCCGAGCCCGTTCCACGCAGCCGGAGACAACCACAACTACCGCGCAAAGGGGACGCGGAGGGGCCGGAGCCCCAGAGCTCAGGGCACGGCCCCTCAGCGCCCTACGTGCAGCCCCAGCGGCGGCGCAAACGCCTCTTGCGGGCCCGCAGGCAGCCGGcaccccggccccgcggggcggcaGGAGGGACGCGCCCCGGACGAGGGGCAGGTCCTGTCACCCGAGCgggccccgcccgccgcgctcGGCCCCTCACGGAGCAGCGGGGCtccccgcggggcgggcgcgggcggcggcTGCCTCAGCCCAGCGCCGGGCGGGGTACAGGGGAGCCCCGAAGCGAGgcggccccgccagccccgggaCGCGGGGCCGcaccgccccgctccgccgccctCACCGATGAACTTGGCCCGGCtcatggcggcggcgggagcgacGCGCCTGCGCGCGGCGGGTCCTCCGCGTTCCCGTCAGCCCCCGCGCGAAGGTGAGGGGTAGGGCAGCGCGCAATGGCGGCCTACCTGACGCACCAGCAGAGAGTGCTGAGGCTCTACAAGAAAGCCCTGCGGCACTTGGAGTCCTGGTGCATCTACCGGTGAGAGGCGAAGGGGAGCGGGCCTGGGGAAGGGTTGGGgttggggctggggagggccgGCCTTCCGAGAcgggccgggcagggccgggtCTCGGCCTCTTCGCTTCTCCCAGTCGTGGCTGAAGGAAAAAGCCTGAGGGGTCACTTGTGTGTGCCGGCCACAGGCGATGTGGCAACAGAAACTCCTCAGAGCTCCTGGCCAAACCTTGCGTTTGCgaggggggggaggggctgATGATGTTGCCAAGCTTGGTTTCTCtctctgattaatttttttccccactgtacGTCACTATGCTTAACCTctgaggctgagggagctgggtcactttagcttggagaagaggagactgaggggtgacctcattaatgtttatgaatatataaaggatgagtgtcaggaggatggagccaggctcttctcggtgacaaccaatgataggacaaggggcagtgggtccaaactggaacacaggaggttccacttaaatttgagaggaaacttcttcgcagtgagggtgacagacactggaacaggctgcccagggaggctgtggagtctccttctctggagacattcaaaacccgcctggacaccttcctgtgtaacctcatctgggtgttcctgctctggcagggggattggactggatgatctttcaaggtcccttccagtccctgccattctgtgattctgtgtctgCAGAGACAAGTACCGCTACTTTGCTGTCCTCCTGAGAGACCGGTTCGATAAGAACAAGGATGTGAAGGATATGGTGAAAGCGACAGAGCTGCTGAGAGCTGGTGAGGAGGAGTTCTGGGCaaaccagcacccccagccctaCATCTTCCCTGACTCCCCGGGGGGCACCTCCTATGAGAGATACGAGTGCTACAAGGTAAAGTGGCCTGTAAGATTGTATATTGCTGTGCTTACCTTACTCTTCTTTTAGTGAATGTCAGGTGAGTGCTTTAAGTGgactgagccagcactgtgcccttgtggccaggaaggccaatggcatcttggggtgtattagaaggggagtggttagtaggtccagagaggttctccttcccctctactctgccctggtgagacctcatctggaatattgtggccagttctgggcccctcagttcaaggacagggaactgctggagagagtccagcgcagggcaacgaagttgattaagggagtggagcatctcccttatgaggaaaggctgagggagctggggctctttagcttggagaagaggaggctgaggggtgacctcatcaatgtttataaatatgtaaagggtgggtgtcacgaggatggagccaggctcttctcagtgacaaccaatgataggacagGGGGCAATAGGtccaaactggaacacaggaggttccacttaaatttgagaagaaacttcttctcagtgagggtgacagacactggaacaggctgcccagggaggttgtggagtctccttctctggagacattcaaaacccgcctggacgccttcctgtgtaacctcatctgggtgttcctgctccggtggggggattggactggatgatcttttgaggtcccttccaatccctgacattctgcgattctatgattGATAGGGCTGCAGCTTGACTCAGCAGTATGATTTCACTAATATCTTACTGTTGCTGAATGTCTTACCACTTGCGTGGGAGAAGCAGTCCTGCTTGTCTCATCCTTGAAAATGGAGTTTATTGGTCTGTCTGAACACAGCCATAGTCTTTTGGCTGGGGTAATCATCTGCTCTTTTGCCAAAGGGAAGCTGTTCTGTGATGGGTCAGCAGGCACAGCGAAagggctggagctgagctgTGAGACTAAACAAGGTGGAGGAAGCTTGCTGCCTATTGTCGTGTCGTCTGGTCATAGCCTCTTGGCTTCTGTCTGTTCTCGGCTCTCGGAGAACTTCTCTTCACTCAGTCCCATTGTTCTTCCAGCATTTTGAGTAACTGTACAAATTAACATTTCCCTTCATATGCTTTGgtacaaaatatgtatttgtgcATCACTCTGTGATAGAAGTTATATTTTTAGAATTTAAGGCACTTCTAGAGGCTTCTTTTTTCTCTAGATTGTTCTGTTTAGGAGGAAAGAAACAGGTTTCAtagaaaaacacagatttttttatttgcttgacATTGGCTCATTTAATGCATTATGAGATGTTAATTGTAACCTAGAGAGTGGATGCATCCATTTTCTCCTGAATTTGAAGGAAGTCCTGACACAAGACTAGGTCTGATCAAATCTTTACATGTAAGAAGCCATGTGAGAGGAAGAATCTGACGTAGATTTATCAGAGGCAGAGTAaaaaaacataagcaaaaaGGGAATAGAAGGACTTAAGCCTGTGCCAAAGTCATGGGCCTTAACGGTAGTAGGGGTAATAATGAGAGAATGCAGATAGAAGAAGGTCCAGTGAGCAATAAGTGGTCAAGATTAGTGTTCGTATAGAAATATAATCTGGTTTATGTTCTCTTTGCCCTGTTTGAAAGGCTAAAATTAACAAAATGGCTGTCCCAAGGATTTGGCTTCTTGATATATCAGTGATTGTCCATTGTGGATGCTGCTACAAAATGTAACTTTTAGATCTCAGGCTGTTTGGTTGTTTTAATTGGTATTTGAAGtgggtagattttttttttttttaaattattagcaGCTCTATTATTTCTGTTCGACCAAAGGTTTACTCGATGAGAATCACAGCAGGAAGCTGAAAGTGTAAATGTCACTGGATGAATGATTTTACTGGGGCAACTTCTAAATTTGCGTTTTCCAGAACTGGGTCTCTTGTGGGATTTTGTcgtgttttttgttggttgttttttttgtttgtttgtttcattttgttcgGGTTTCTGGGAGGGTGGtatggtgtgtgtgtgtgtgttttgtaggtggtgttgtttgtgttttgtcatccttgggttttggttgtttggatttggttttggtttgtttttttgtttgttttgggggggtgtttgtttttctttgttttgtgtttgggtttttttggttgtttttgttttctaataaatGTTCCCATCACTGATATACTGCTGCAGAATTTtgagtttcacttttttttttttcttttgtgactgGACATCTTAGAGGTCAGACCATTATCAAGATCTTAAAGGCCACTAATTTTGTAGTAGTTGTAGACAAGCAGCAATGAGCTGTAAGGTTgtctcaaataaaataaatcagtagTTCAAGGAAAAGATTTCTCAAACCTGCTGATTTTGGGAGTAGGAGGGGAAGGAATTTACAGTAAATTGAGATGATCTAGTACTTGTCTTCGAGTTGCTGTGATTTATGCTGTGATGTCTTCCTGTGACTTAGGATAATGTGTGAAACAAAGATTAAAAGCTCTGAGCTCTGTCAGGTAGTTCTGTGAGACTAACAGTAGTCAGGTAGCTCTTAAGTGGTGTTTTTATGTAGCGCTTTATTTCCTGGGCTATTTATCCATCTTAATACTGGTTTCAGTGATTGCATTCAGTTCTTCTGTGTGCGTGCATACTATATATAATTTcatctataaaaataatatatctgAAACTGTTAATTCTTTAAAACAGATTCCTGAGTGGTGCTTGGATTTCTGGCACCCCTCTGAGAAGGCCATGTATCCTGATTACTTTGCCAAGCGAGAGCAGTGGAAGAAGCTGCAGCGGGAGAGCTGGGAGAAAGAGGTCAGTGCTTGCTCAATGCAGAGTAACGCCTCGTTAGCACACGAGTATTTCATGTGATGTTTAGATGTGTTCTTGGAAAATATCTGAATGCCTTTGCAGTCTCGTTTAGACTTTGCTTTACTAGAACTCTCCTCAGCATGAAACGCTGACTTAAAATGCCTACAGAGACATATCACAGCTTCTTAAAGGCTGCAAAGGGAATTTGAAGTTAAAGCTGAACCTGCAACCAGTTAGTGCAGGGCTGTTGTAGCAGCTTTGCTGAAGGAAATTCCAAGGGGATGAGAAGTGATTAACGGCCAGAGAattccttttctgctgctgtgaagcTCTGAACACTTTCTGGTTGCACCTTTGGAAGTGACTTCCCACAGCGTTCATCGTTTGGGAATAAAGAAGAGTTTCTGGCCAAGCTAAGCTGAGATTCAGCTGGGAAAAGTTGATGGTCTTAGAATAATTCTTTAATTCAGTTGTAGAGAACTAGTTGGATTGTATGTAGAATGGCACTCTATCAGAATTAATGTAGTGGCAGCCGGCACTTAATGCTGCTGCAAGAACCCTGTATTGGGAACCTCTGAGGGGCTGTTGGTGACACGCAGAGCTGGAGGTGTCCTGCTGACTGGAACGGGGCTGCTTAGGGCTGGTAATTATATAGCAGCTTTGAAAGCAGCAAGAGAACATGGTTTGTTTAATGTAGCACTGGTAGACATGAATTACTTGGAAATAAAGACCTTTTAAGTAGAAAATTCTCTTGTAAATCACTTTTTACTCCTAAAAATTCCTTCTTGGTTAGGCAATATGAGCCTGCAATGATTACTGAGTTTAAGTGAATACTGAGAAACAAGGAACGTGTCTGTCAGGCCCAGGGCTTCCTGCTGGTTCTTCCCTTCAGAAGCGGGGGCGTTTTGCGCACAGCCTGGGCACTGAAAAACGCGTGATGGAAACGTGCATTTATGTGCTAAAGTGATTTTATGTCTTGTCTTCTAGATTAAGCAGTTAGAAGAAGAAACTCCTGCTGATGGTCCAAGAACTGAAGCTTTGCCTCCAGCTCGTAAGGAGGGGCATCTGCCGCCTCTGTGGTGGCAGTATGTGACAAGACCTCGTGAAATTCCCATGTAAAAGCATTATTTCACGTGATAATTGAAGCCATCTATGTTCTGTAGGCAGCAGCCATGTCAGTGACTGCATGCTACTCGaagtaatacaaaataaagcCGAATAAAGTAAAATAGAAGGCATTTTTCTGACGTCTTGTTCTTCTGGTATAGCATGCACACGCTTCCAGTTTGTGCAATGTAGACGACTGTTAACACCTACACTAACTGTACACCCAAAACGTTTGAGAAGGTTGACCAGCCTGTGAAGGCGTCTTAATGTGGCACTGACACCAGAGCAAGGTGACTGTACATTGCAGCTTTCACACTAAGAGTTAGAAAACTGTGAGACTGAAAAAATTTGCCATGTGAAACTCACGTTCCCCAAGAGGGAACGTGAGCTCAGAGGGGTGGTTTTACTGGGGGCTGGATCAAATGAGAAGCGACTAAACTGAGAGTGACGTGGTGTGGTGAGAGCCTGTGTCCCACCGTGGAgaaagggggagggagggagggaggcaggccTAGAGAGAGTGGATGAAAATTAATAAACAATTTCTATGAGCTTGATAACTTGGGGTCAGGCACTAAATACAGGCAAGGCGGTATGTGTTTGTGCTACAGCTGGAGTTTCAAGATACAGCAACAGGTGTGGGCTTTGGTTGCTCCTGGAGTGAGGGTATTTCTAACCCTGCATAGGGGTGAACACCTCttgccttccctccccacctcaTTCGGCTTTTGGCTGCATTTTTCACCAAGGCATTGCATCTCACAAGACATAAGCCTTCCTTACATTGGCATGTTTTCCCCCAGTCATGGATAATGTTGCTGTAGAGCAGAGGCAAGTTCATCCCCAAATAAACTTACTCCTAGGTAACTACAGAGCCCCTGTGGAGGAACACGGCTCTTGTGTGCTCATTCATGGATCATAAACAGCTCTGGCAACCGCTGTATGATGAACCGAGCATGAAAGCTGCTTTCAACCACGTTCCCAAAGCATCTGTGTAAGACAAAGGAAATTTTGCTAACTTGTCCACTGACCTGCCAGCAAAACACAAGATGCGATATGACTGCCTGGCAAAGCTCATAGGGAAACCTTCCTGGCTCTTCTGCTCTTCTACCATTTTTAGGGCTAGAAAAGAGGTGATTTGGGTTACCTAATCTGACTTTCTAGAGAAGCTATTTGATTGTACTGTATTTAAACCTAAGGCTTAATTTTCCTGTAAATGCCAACTTAAAATGAGATGGCAAAGGCACCAACTTCAGCTGCTTTAAAGACTAAACATATTTAGCTTGGGTATAAGAAAGgctttaatctgttttttaGAAATTGTACATGTCCCTCTCCACTAAGCCAACATGCTAAAATATGcctgaattttgaaaaaaaaagccccaaactaaaaaaaagacTTTATATTCCACTGTGGTAATTCCCATTCTTACCAGGCAGCTGGCTCGCTTTTCTGCCCCTGTTAatccagaggcagcagcagcatgtaaACTTACAAAAACTGtcctctcttcccacacctcaCCTTCCGCCAAAAGGTGCTTCCCTGTCCTGTGCTTTGCTTgtcggggctctgagcaacctgatctgagtgaagatgtccctgctcatggctggGGGGTTGGAccggatgatctccagaggtcccttccaaccccaaccattctgtgattctgtgatagaatggttggggttggaaggcacctctggagatcatccagtccaacccacctgctaaagcaggttcaccagagcagatcacacaggaatgtgtccaggtgggtttgaatgtctccagagaaggagactccacaacctctctgggcagcctgttccagggctctggcacctcaaagtaaataagtttttcctcatattcagatggaacctcctttGTTTCAGTCTGTatctgttgcccctcatcctgttgttgggcaccactgaaaggagtctggtctcatcctcttgacacccatccttgagatatttataaacattgatgagatctcccctcagcttctcttctccaggctgaacagacccagctctctcagtctctgtTCATAAGAGATTCAATGATCATCAGTGCTGCACCTTTGCTCTGCTACTACCCTTTCAGTGCACATCAGTAGAACACAGCTGGATGtgattttatttacttattttttaattctccctTGCTCCTGTTACAGGCTGATGGAACCTGTGTGATCTTCCTAAGTGATGAAGGACACCATGGACACCTGGAGCTCTGGAAGCATAAAGTCTTTaagaactgaaatacagaagttttccagcagttatttatttataatgtaGGCTTAAGCAATCATTACAATGTAAAGGGAGACACACTTACAGCAATTATTTATACCAGTTTAGAACAAAAAACTGCACAGGGAGAGGTCAACTCTCAGTACAAACTAGCAACTAAACCACAATAATTTACCATTAGAAACATTTTATCTTTTAGCTGTG encodes:
- the NDUFB9 gene encoding NADH dehydrogenase [ubiquinone] 1 beta subcomplex subunit 9; its protein translation is MAAYLTHQQRVLRLYKKALRHLESWCIYRDKYRYFAVLLRDRFDKNKDVKDMVKATELLRAGEEEFWANQHPQPYIFPDSPGGTSYERYECYKIPEWCLDFWHPSEKAMYPDYFAKREQWKKLQRESWEKEIKQLEEETPADGPRTEALPPARKEGHLPPLWWQYVTRPREIPM